The Bdellovibrionales bacterium region GCGAGGAAAAATAGACTCTTCATAAAGCCCCCAAGTCTAAACTTTTATATAAACTAGTTACACTTACGCCATTGAAGTTTGTAAACGATACCGGCGGCGATATCCGCGCTGTCTAAAGTCGCAATGACGTCATACTTCTTGCCGTTCGTTCTCGCCATCAGAGACGTATTTACACGCAGACTGACATCTTCTCCGCAGGCCGACCAAACCGTCGATGAGACCAGAAGATTGTTGGTAAAAATATAGTT contains the following coding sequences:
- a CDS encoding DUF4360 domain-containing protein yields the protein NYIFTNNLLVSSTVWSACGEDVSLRVNTSLMARTNGKKYDVIATLDSADIAAGIVYKLQWRKCN